The Anastrepha ludens isolate Willacy chromosome 2, idAnaLude1.1, whole genome shotgun sequence genome contains a region encoding:
- the LOC128861123 gene encoding uncharacterized protein LOC128861123, which produces MSKPKTAVPSLSPSKEIMELKSLKRQRTVAKNSIVRIKTGLLDKTMSLDPIELECRLDILNSHSYKLMKCQSKIEEIDEEDIARGELEDLIVETKSVIKSILARNKSSIAETSFVAPHSSRLPKMSLPKFKGEYSEFKNFMSLFESLVHNDPTITDIEKFNHLVNCLSGEALGTVKAFQMSDENYSKALASLKKPSALSLRTMIDTVSAVYDSLLSLGDEKNITNAIIIHLVMSKVDTVTRSKWEEQLDYDKLPLWRECEAALNKRYQHLSADEASTSRLKPSSSHSIQKPHLHAGRTKAALVTSNIKQPVCPHCKSNDHNIPACPTFKTLSAQQRFEFAKSVPLCINCLRKGHSVSKCKADRCRVCNRSHHTLLHQYPVSFATAPQLSTSHAMHTTSTPDRVMLATAVVNVKGSSGEYLPARALLNSGSQVNFMTEDLAQKLRIRRESTTLNIIGIGNTTKKVRTKLNTFVKSRVNNYEFSAQFWIMRSISASHPDRNVNINGWKIPKNISLADPEFYKAQKVDLLLGAETFFELLAVGQIKASPNHPTLQKTLLGWVVSGKYASNQRPPPTVSSTLCHTEQDLANIDSIVQRFIGRRGMPRKIYSDNATNFVGADRKLRELRDAFEAQQPEVQKYATDEGFTFAFIPPRAPHFGGLWEAAVKSAKHLLVRAIGNALLTAEELQTLLVEVEAVLNSRPLVPLSQDPNDGEALTPAHLLVGCPLRALPPAQVSMDPMRCCDRWQLVCCLKQQFWRLWSRNYLLGLQQRNKWLHPKRNLELNDLVLVQEDNTPPQQWVLGRVAAIVTGQDGKVRVADVATKTGVIKRPVHKLAVLPSNVEGP; this is translated from the exons atgagCAAGCCAAAGACAGCAGTTCCAAGTCTCTCTCCAAGTAAGGAGATTATGGAATTGAAATCACTAAAGCGCCAGCGAACTGTTGCGAAAAATAGTATAGTGCGCATAAAAACGGGTCTCCTCGATAAAACAATGTCGTTAGATCCAATTGAATTGGAGTGTCGACTGGACATTTTGAACTCTCATAGCTATAAGCTTATGAAGTGCCagtcgaaaattgaagaaatcgacGAGGAAGACATAGCCCGTGGGGAGTTAGAGGACCTAATAGTGGAAACTAAGtccgttataaaatctattctggcgagaaataaatcgtcaataGCCGAAACATCCTTTGTTGCACCTCACAGCTCGCGACTACCGAAAATGTCGCTACCGAAATTTAAAGgggaatattcagaatttaaaaattttatgagtctGTTCGAGAGTTTGGTGCACAACGATCCTACAATCACAGACATTGAGAAATTTAATCACTTGGTTAACTGTCTGTCTGGTGAAGCTTTGGGAACGGTAAAGGCCTTCCAAATGTCGGACGAAAATTATTCGAAGGCGTTGGCTAGTCTCAAAAAG CCATCTGCGCTTTCATTGCGCACAATGATTGATACAGTGTCGGCTGTTTACGACTCGTTGCTGTCGTTAGGTGATGAGAAAAACATCACAAACGCTATCATAATTCATCTGGTAATGTCAAAAGTCGACACCGTTACTCGGTCAAAGTGGGAGGAACAGTTGGATTATGATAAGCTGCCATTATGGCGTGAGTGTGAGGCAGCATTAAATAAACGCTACCAACATTTATCTGCCGATGAAGCCTCAACGTCGAGGCTCAAGCCGTCAAGCAGTCACAGCATTCAGAAACCCCACCTTCATGCGGGAAGGACGAAAGCTGCCTTAGTgacttcaaatataaaacaGCCGGTGTGTCCGCACTGTAAATCAAATGATCATAATATACCCGCGTGTCCTACTTTTAAAACTCTCTCTGCTCAACAGCGATTTGAGTTTGCTAAATCAGTCCCCTTATGCATAAATTGTTTGCGAAAGGGGCACTCAGTTTCAAAGTGCAAAGCGGATCGGTGTCGTGTTTGCAACCGTTCGCATCACACGTTGCTGCACCAGTACCCTGTATCCTTTGCAACTGCACCACAACTTTCGACCTCGCATGCCATGCACACGACGAGTACACCAGATCGGGTTATGTTGGCTACAGCCGTAGTCAACGTAAAAGGTAGCTCCGGAGAGTACCTTCCTGCACGAGCCTTGCTGAATTCTGGATCTCAGGTGAATTTCATGACAGAGGATTTGGCGCAGAAATTACGAATTCGTCGCGAAAGTACGACCTTAAATATTATCGGCATCGGAAATACAACCAAAAAAGTAAGGACGAAATTAAATACGTTTGTAAAATCGCGGGTCAATAATTATGAGTTTTCGGCACAGTTTTGGATAATGCGATCCATTTCAGCCAGCCATCCAGATCGTAACGTAAATATTAATGGCTggaaaattcctaaaaacattAGCTTAGCGGACCCAGAATTTTATAAGGCTCAAAAGGTAGATCTTTTGTTAGGTGCTGAAACATTTTTCGAGCTTTTAGCTGTAGGCCAGATCAAGGCCAGCCCCAATCACCCAACATTGCAAAAGACACTTTTAGGCTGGGTTGTGTCTGGCAAATACGCCTCCAACCAACGTCCTCCTCCCACAGTCAGTAGCACATTATGCCATACTGAACAAGATCTAGCAAATATAGATTCCATTGTCCAAAG GTTCATTGGACGCCGAGGAATGCCGCGGAAAATATACAGCGACAACGCCACCAACTTCGTCGGCGCCGATCGCAAGCTTCGGGAGCTGAGGGATGCTTTCGAGGCCCAACAACCGGAAGTACAGAAATACGCAACGGACGAAGGATTCACCTTCGCCTTTATACCACCCAGGGCACCGCACTTCGGCGGGTTATGGGAGGCGGCAGTGAAGTCCGCCAAACACCTTCTCGTGCGCGCAATCGGCAACGCGCTGCTCACCGCCGAAGAACTACAGACGCTGCTCGTCGAGGTCGAGGCCGTACTCAACTCGCGACCCCTGGTACCACTGAGTCAGGACCCGAACGATGGAGAGGCCCTAACACCAGCGCACCTATTAGTTGGGTGCCCCCTTCGAGCGCTGCCACCAGCCCAAGTATCGATGGACCCAATGCGTTGCTGCGACAGATGGCAACTTGTCTGTTGTCTCAAGCAACAGTTTTGGCGACTGTGGTCCAGGAACTACCTGTTGGGTCTTCAACAGAGGAACAAGTGGTTGCATCCGAAGCGCAACCTCGAGCTGAACGACCTCGTCCTGGTTCAGGAAGACAACACACCACCGCAGCAATGGGTGCTCGGCCGCGTCGCCGCAATCGTAACAGGGCAAGACGGCAAAGTCCGCGTAGCAGACGTGGCAACCAAAACGGGCGTAATTAAACGCCCCGTTCACAAGCTCGCCGTACTGCCATCAAACGTTGAAGGACCATGA